Below is a window of Fodinicurvata sediminis DSM 21159 DNA.
GGCCGGGGAAGGACAGGCGCTGGGTCCAGCCCGCAACCTGGTGCGCAGTTGGAGTCTGTTGCCAGGCCGGCGGCGAACGGAAGTGCCGTGTGGCGGGCAGGGGCGGTGGATCCAGCAGGCGGGGCGGCAGGACGGCGGGCATCAGGGCGGCTCGCAGGGACTCAGGCCTGGTTTCGGGGCTGTCGGGCAGAGCTGAGGGCGGCAGGCTGGCCACAATCGCCTCTGTCACGGCGGGGGCCTGGCGGAGGGTTTCGGCCTGTGCGCGCAGGGCATGTGTCAGCGCGTCATCACTTGCCGGTGCGGGTGGCAGGGGCTGGGTCAGGACAATGCGCCCCGGCCGCGCCTCGGGCAGCAGGGCATCGTGGGAAACCGGCGCCCAGGCCAGCGCGAACAGCAGCAGGATCGGCGTGCCCGCCAGCGCCAGCGACAGCTGCAGCAGGCTGGTGCGCAGGTCGTGGGGCAGGGCCCTGAATTGGCCGAACGCCTGTCTGGTCCTCTGGCCGGCGTACCGCAGGCGGCGCCGGGCCGGGCGGGGTCTGTCCTGCATGTCCTGTCAGCATTGTGCCTGTCTGGGGCCGCCCGGCCATTGTGGCCGGGGCCCGGATCGGAAGCGCCATTCTGGCATCCGATATCTTACCGTCCGGTTAGCGAAAGGTAAAATGCTGCAGGAGGGCCTGGCCCGGCCGGAGGCGCCCGCTAGTCTTCCGCCCGGCGCTTCAGCTCCAGTTGGACCGTCCGCGGGTGGTCCAGCGTCATCACCGGCACGGCGGCCGCTTTCTCGTAGAGGACGCGTCCTTCATGGACGATACGTGCGCGCACCACATGCAGGCGATCCGGATGCAGCCGTTTGTCGCCCTCCAGCTGGAAGGACCAGGGGGGCGGACCGGAGATCGCCTGTCGCCCCTGGGCAACGTTGGGCCCGATGACATCGGCCTCGGTCTCTTCCTGCAGGAAGATCTCAAGCTCGCTGCCCTGCGGTGGCGCCTGGCCGTCGCTGGTGGTGACCTCGCCTGTCAGCGGCCCGGTCGAGGAGGAGCCGCCGGGCAGCAGGCCGCAGCCCGACAGCAGCAGGACCAGCAGCAGGGGCATGAACCGGAAGGATGAGGGGCGGAAGCAGGCTGGGTGGAAGGCTGTGCCGGACAGCATGGCGGAAGAGAGTCCTCCAAAAATGCATGACATAGAGATGCCGGGGCAAAGCCTGTCCCGGCCGTGAGGGAGTCGGCCCGATTGCGATTCGATCAGGATCCAACCTGCCGCAGAAGCTGACGCAAGGTCATGACGGGGAAAAGTGATTTTTCTGCGGCAAGCGGCCAAGTCCCGTCACGGGTGTGTGTCACAGGGGTGTCTGACACGGTAGGGGCGGCAAGGTCTCGGCAGGGGCCATCAGAAGGGGGTGCGCCTTCGTCACAGTCTGTGACAGGTCAGCACAGGGCCCCTGACACGTGACGCACGAGCCACCATTCAGGATACAGAAGGTACGTTAACCTTTTGCATTAACGAAAAGAATTTACGATTGGCGGTGGTCCTGGTCCTGTTCAAAAAGGCAAATATACTCCAAAGCCGTTCAATCAAAAGAAGAATCATATCATGATATGTCGTTAACCATCTCTTTATATTTGACCCTGCCTCGGCAATCCGCGAATTTATGCAGCATTCTAGTGACAATTTTCGGATATTTGCCGGAAGTACCGGTTCAGATCCGTGGAAGTCATCCTGTTTGGAAGGAGCCGAACGATGGTCGATCGCGTCAATGAAGACACCCGCAACGCCACCGCAGCCCAGGAGGGGCAGGAGGCGTCGACGACGGAGACCCTGGACAGCGGCAGCCAGCCGCTCAGCGAGTCCGTCGCGCAGCTGGCGCAGAACGAGCCGGAGAACACCGGTGAGAACCAGCAGGAGACCGGGCAGGAAACCCCTGACGATCCGCAGGAGCTGATTTCCCAGGCGCTGGCGGTCCTGGCCGAACAGGGCTTTGACGTCGAGGACGGGATCGACCTGGAAGATCCGGCGGTGGTCGCGGCCCTGCAGGACGCGGGCTTCAGCATCGACCAGCTGGTCCTCGCCGTGGCTGAAGTCACCGGCGAACAGATCGAACCGGCGGCCGGTC
It encodes the following:
- a CDS encoding YbaY family lipoprotein, with translation MLSGTAFHPACFRPSSFRFMPLLLVLLLSGCGLLPGGSSSTGPLTGEVTTSDGQAPPQGSELEIFLQEETEADVIGPNVAQGRQAISGPPPWSFQLEGDKRLHPDRLHVVRARIVHEGRVLYEKAAAVPVMTLDHPRTVQLELKRRAED